GCGAGAAGATGCCGAGTGAGGCTGCAGGGGACAACGGCATGCAGATGTCAGGCCACAGTGAGCATGCTAGCTTGAGCTCCGGACGGCGTAGGGGCCGGCCAAAAGGGTCCGGGAGACGCCAGATCCTAGCCACTCTAGGTCAGTATCTCCCTTCCAAAATCCCAAGTTTATTATacattttttgtgtgtgtttggaATATACTCATTTTTCCATTTTTGCTGGTTATTTTCTTGCTATATTCGCCATCGTTTGTGGATTTTTCTGTTTCATTGCCTTGGATGGGGTCCAGTCAGGGTGATGTGTAAGCTGCCTTTTGTGCTGAAGGAACGCTAGCTAGTCAATAACCGTTAGTTAGCACAGTCCTGTTCTGCTGTTCTTGTATTGTCGCATTCGTCCCCTATTTTTGTTCAGgtgattatttttgttttccccCCTTTCTTCTCAGTTGGTACTAACCTTACTTTTGAAGATTTTGTCTAATTTCTGTAGATTATTATAATGCAATTAAGGTTTTGTTTCACATGGTCTTGTAGTCTGGTTATTCAGAAAATGCGCATTTGCTTGACTGATTGGTATTCTGCAATGCTTGTAAAGGGGAATGGTATGCGCTATCAGCTGGAGGGAGCTTCACCCCTCATGTCATCATCGTAGGCACAGGGGAGGTAAACCCTCTATGTTATTATTCCTTTTTCACAGGTCATGACTAGCTTGGCATTGTGATCTGGTAGCGAGAGAATGAACACTGACTGTTCTTGTGCAATCCGTTGGTACTTGGTAGGATGTGGCGGGGCGCATAATGTCCTTCTCTCAGAAGGGTCCACGCTCGATTTGCATCCTCTCTGCCAATGGGACCATCTCCAATGTGGCATTGAGCCAGCCTGGCTCGTCCGGTAGCACCTTCACCTACGAGGTACGGAATGGAGTTGCATCTTATGATGGTTCTATGATACTTGGCAAAGTTGTGATCTTTGACCTGCTAGCTTTTGTTAACTTTTGATGGGTATGTACAAAGTCCTGAATAAGCTGAACCATTTTGGTCTATTTAGTTTGGGGTCTTCTCTACCAAGTCTTTTAGGTCCCATATCACCACTATAATAAATAACGGAGTAAATACGACAAATGGTTTTCTTGCCTAAATGTTCTATGAGGGGGTATATTTTGACATTTCATCTGTTTCATCTCAATTATCTGAGTCTTAAGTCTTAGCTACCTCATGTAAGATGCTCTTGAAGGTTTCGTCACTAAAAGTCGGTAATACTCTGCTTAAATGACTTTACCATTTTTCGCTCCATCCATGATAGCTCACATTGATTTTGGGCAGTTTGTGTTATCGCATATTATGCATGACTGAAAGTTGTACATGAGGCTCAGGAACATCATCCTGGAAACAGTCAGCAACTAGCATGGGATGTGTGCTAAGGGTTAAGGTGTCCCATCCATAAGACCATAACTCCATATATATAACTGCAAGCATAAGAGACAAAAAGATGGCAACAAAATGTCGTCATCTTCCTTTTCATTTGGATGGCCGTATGAGTGTAGGATAACAATTTAAGAGAAGTCGTCATATATCCTGCATATGAGTTTGTATTTACGGTGCTCATTTTCAAACTCTTAAGACTAAATCATCTCGTATATCTGATTGTCAGGGTCGGTTTGAGATTCTGCAACTGACTGGCTCCTTTACAATGGCGGAAGAAGGTGGTCGGAGGAGAACTGGTGGGCTCAGTGTATCGCTTGCCGGTCCTGATGGCCGTGTCGTTGGTGGTGTAGTAGCTGGGATGCTGCGTGCCGCAAGCCCTATTCAGGTAAAAAGAGAACTGGGCATCTTCTACCAAATCAACCAATACACTCAACAATTAACTCAACAAGACATAAAACATTGATCTCTTCTTGTCTCATTGCCATTGTTAAACGCAAATACCATTTTTCCCTGTTCACTAACACAAACCTCTTGGACAGGTGATTGTGGGGAGCTTCCTGCCCAACAGCCTAAAGCAGCATCAGAGGAGGATGGGCCTACAACAGCAACCATCTGCTGCCCCGGCACTACCACCGCCTATGGCTCCACCTCCTGTGCTCACAGCTGCAATGCCTATCTCTCAGGCAGCTCCTGGAACTAATGGTTGCCATGCGCCGCAGGTCTCATCTATGCATCCGCAAGCCCACACCGGTGTAATGGAGCACAGTGCAACAGCCAGTAGCGCCATGAACCTGAACAGCTCAAGCTCCACAGGTTTCACCATGGTTGGGTGGCCAGTCAGCTCACAGTCCATGGGGCACAGGCCTTCACCTGACATCAATGTCTGCTTAACTCCTCAGGAGTAGCATCAGCTATTGAGCTATCATCTTTTGTCACCCCCATCCCTGACACATTTTGTAGGGCATGGCTGTTAATCTTTGCCATGTGCGATGACAAATTATGGGCTCTATTCTAATCCATTAGGTCTGCGGTTTAATTTTGGGGGGAGAAACTAGGCAAGACTAAGGACAATTTAGCCAGAATCTGACAGAATGTGATAGTCTATTAGTTGCAGTTGCCCTCATCTAATTGTTAGGATATGTCATTGTGTTGGGACATCTGGTTTGTGATTCAGATTTCATTCTCGCTGTTGCTGGCTCTTGTACTTTTGCATTA
The nucleotide sequence above comes from Oryza glaberrima chromosome 11, OglaRS2, whole genome shotgun sequence. Encoded proteins:
- the LOC127753849 gene encoding AT-hook motif nuclear-localized protein 7-like, giving the protein MEGGEGIAVAGAGGGHEAGFGLFRAADVTMTEAQEAAKEYQSSPSSPSTSPTPSPPPVAASGHGGEAAATPTMWSLGGEKMPSEAAGDNGMQMSGHSEHASLSSGRRRGRPKGSGRRQILATLGEWYALSAGGSFTPHVIIVGTGEDVAGRIMSFSQKGPRSICILSANGTISNVALSQPGSSGSTFTYEGRFEILQLTGSFTMAEEGGRRRTGGLSVSLAGPDGRVVGGVVAGMLRAASPIQVIVGSFLPNSLKQHQRRMGLQQQPSAAPALPPPMAPPPVLTAAMPISQAAPGTNGCHAPQVSSMHPQAHTGVMEHSATASSAMNLNSSSSTGFTMVGWPVSSQSMGHRPSPDINVCLTPQE